A stretch of the Sulfurimonas sp. HSL-1656 genome encodes the following:
- a CDS encoding NAD(P)/FAD-dependent oxidoreductase has product MKPELIIVGAGLNGLLLAHLLQGHYRITLLEARPRIGGRILTVEEAGERFDLGPTWVWPHQPHIRHLIDALGLTLFRHYDQGAFAYDAPEGVQYFRTGQNAPSYRIEGGAGMLTSSLAERLDDVDIRLETPVRTIVSDGGGIAVHTDGETLRAAHCIVTLPPRLCADTIAFEPPLAAPVREKMLAIPTWMGFSSKCIVTYAEPFWRERGLSGFATSHRGPLSEVHDASTRNKGALFGFYHTRSADDAQAERVIDQLTRLFGPEARDYEVFRYHNWRSDPYTSVPADREPLDAHPRYGMETAVSACLHFCGTETESQEGGYLEGAVIAAMRLAKTLIEA; this is encoded by the coding sequence ATGAAACCGGAACTCATCATTGTAGGCGCAGGCCTGAACGGTCTGCTGCTGGCCCATCTGCTGCAGGGGCACTACCGCATCACGCTGCTCGAAGCGCGGCCGCGCATCGGCGGCAGGATCCTTACCGTCGAGGAGGCGGGGGAGCGTTTCGACCTCGGACCGACCTGGGTCTGGCCCCACCAGCCCCACATCCGGCACCTCATCGATGCCCTGGGCCTCACCCTCTTCCGCCACTATGACCAGGGCGCCTTTGCCTATGACGCTCCCGAAGGCGTGCAGTACTTCCGCACCGGGCAAAACGCCCCCTCATACAGGATCGAAGGGGGTGCCGGGATGCTGACATCCTCCCTGGCCGAACGCCTGGACGATGTCGACATCCGGCTGGAGACCCCGGTACGCACGATCGTCTCGGACGGCGGAGGCATCGCCGTCCACACCGACGGGGAGACACTGCGCGCCGCACACTGCATCGTCACGCTGCCGCCCCGGCTCTGCGCCGACACCATCGCCTTCGAACCGCCGCTGGCGGCACCGGTGCGTGAAAAGATGCTCGCCATCCCGACCTGGATGGGCTTTTCGTCCAAGTGCATCGTCACCTATGCCGAACCCTTCTGGCGGGAACGGGGACTGAGCGGGTTTGCCACCAGCCACCGCGGTCCCCTCTCCGAAGTACATGACGCTTCAACCCGGAACAAGGGGGCGCTCTTCGGTTTCTACCATACCCGTTCCGCCGATGATGCACAGGCTGAGCGCGTCATCGATCAGCTCACCCGCCTCTTCGGACCGGAGGCACGCGATTACGAGGTTTTCCGCTACCACAACTGGCGCAGCGACCCCTACACCTCCGTCCCCGCCGACCGCGAACCCCTCGATGCCCATCCCCGTTACGGGATGGAAACGGCAGTATCGGCGTGCCTGCATTTCTGCGGGACCGAAACCGAATCGCAGGAGGGGGGCTACCTCGAAGGCGCCGTCATTGCGGCGATGCGACTGGCCAAAACGCTGATAGAAGCCTAG
- a CDS encoding peptide methionine sulfoxide reductase: MSYREKLRAFPDGAQEVLYEGKRWLMRKETHLEGRLIKLYAEELGGNDFVSLNYYETASAPLLKPCEMPAEKVIAFIEKATLP, translated from the coding sequence ATGTCCTACCGTGAAAAACTGCGCGCCTTTCCGGACGGGGCGCAAGAGGTGCTTTACGAAGGGAAGCGCTGGCTCATGCGCAAGGAGACGCACCTGGAAGGCAGACTCATCAAGCTCTACGCCGAAGAGCTCGGAGGCAATGACTTCGTGAGCCTGAACTACTATGAGACTGCTTCCGCCCCCCTGCTCAAACCCTGCGAGATGCCCGCGGAGAAGGTGATCGCTTTTATCGAGAAGGCCACGCTGCCGTAA
- the pgl gene encoding 6-phosphogluconolactonase encodes MKSTENVFHIYDSLPTLHKMLAYKVARDLEAAIAAKGSASLMLSGGNTPRPFLVQLAAENIDWSRVTVGLVDERWVDPESGASNENLVRSELLANGAGAATFVGMYHSGETTAEAVSEVEADYRALFPFDVVVLGMGGDGHTASLFPGRPELQTLLNDTVLCGAAEAPVDPKERMSLSLYAIASAAHCYLHIEGGAKLAVYEAALDSDEVDTMPVRAILNHPDIALEVFYA; translated from the coding sequence ATGAAGAGCACTGAGAACGTTTTTCACATCTACGATTCGCTCCCGACCCTGCACAAGATGCTGGCCTACAAGGTGGCACGGGACCTCGAAGCGGCCATTGCGGCGAAGGGGAGCGCGTCGCTGATGCTCTCGGGCGGCAATACGCCGCGCCCTTTCCTCGTCCAGCTCGCCGCCGAGAATATCGACTGGAGCCGGGTGACCGTGGGGCTCGTGGATGAACGCTGGGTCGACCCGGAGTCGGGGGCGAGCAACGAGAACCTTGTCCGCAGCGAGCTGCTGGCCAACGGGGCCGGTGCGGCGACTTTCGTCGGCATGTACCATTCCGGCGAGACGACGGCGGAGGCGGTATCCGAGGTCGAAGCCGATTACAGGGCCCTTTTCCCCTTCGACGTCGTGGTGTTGGGGATGGGGGGTGACGGCCATACCGCATCGCTCTTTCCCGGGCGGCCCGAACTGCAGACGCTGCTGAACGATACTGTACTCTGCGGGGCCGCCGAGGCGCCGGTGGATCCGAAAGAGCGGATGTCGCTTTCGCTGTATGCGATCGCCTCGGCAGCGCACTGCTACCTGCACATCGAGGGCGGGGCGAAACTGGCCGTCTACGAAGCCGCCCTCGACAGCGACGAAGTCGATACAATGCCGGTGAGGGCTATACTGAACCATCCTGACATCGCCCTGGAAGTCTTTTACGCATAG
- the eda gene encoding bifunctional 4-hydroxy-2-oxoglutarate aldolase/2-dehydro-3-deoxy-phosphogluconate aldolase, producing the protein MTTLELFKISPVVPVVVLERVADAVPLAEALLEGGVGIMEVTLRSDAALECIEAISKVVPEMNVGAGTVINAGDLLRVRDAGGRFSFSPGISPELLSASAQEGITFIPGVATASELMAAINAGISGCKLFPATAVGGVELLRGFAGPFPEMRFCPTGGVSLANMNDFLSLPNVSCVGGSWIVPKTAVGAGEFEKITALCKEALGSVRS; encoded by the coding sequence ATGACAACTCTGGAACTTTTCAAGATCTCGCCGGTCGTTCCGGTCGTCGTACTTGAGCGTGTGGCGGATGCCGTGCCGCTGGCCGAAGCGCTGCTCGAAGGGGGCGTGGGCATTATGGAAGTCACCCTGCGCAGCGACGCGGCGCTTGAATGCATCGAAGCGATCTCCAAAGTGGTACCGGAGATGAACGTCGGGGCGGGCACCGTCATCAACGCCGGCGACCTGCTGCGGGTCCGCGATGCGGGGGGGCGGTTTTCGTTCAGTCCCGGCATCAGCCCGGAGCTGCTGTCGGCGAGTGCGCAGGAGGGGATCACCTTCATCCCCGGCGTTGCGACGGCCAGCGAGCTGATGGCGGCCATCAATGCCGGTATCAGCGGGTGCAAGCTCTTCCCCGCCACCGCCGTGGGCGGCGTCGAGCTGCTCAGGGGGTTCGCGGGGCCTTTCCCGGAAATGCGTTTCTGCCCCACCGGCGGTGTCAGTCTGGCGAATATGAACGACTTCCTCTCCCTCCCCAACGTCTCCTGCGTCGGCGGCAGCTGGATCGTTCCCAAAACGGCAGTAGGCGCAGGTGAGTTCGAAAAGATCACGGCGCTTTGCAAAGAGGCGCTCGGCAGTGTACGGAGCTGA
- a CDS encoding outer membrane protein transport protein, translated as MKTSARLALAAVAALGATSAYATNGDHLIGLGAKARGMGGIGIGMSHGAESALANPAMITEVPATEISFGGTVFMPDVKYDGGTGYRQSDADLNVIPEVSIAAKINDNLYLGVGMWGTGGMGTDYREDTSGTTMQMVTNLQLMQFGVPVAYTTHGFSIGATAIVQYGALDINYNNGTTVGSGIAQDIALGYTLGASYDLGEAGITGAKVGFVYKSAITMDYKDQLTNATAPFASAGVTGISSELEQPAEYGAGLSYTLGGHTAAFDYKRIAWSDATGYKDFGWKDQDVFMVGYQFTSDLGQLRAGYNYAKSPIRELDWMSNGGAALNMFNLLGFPATVEQHFTLGGTYNLNETLACDLAFAYAPETEERFTSANLSGPYEIGSKHSQTSVSMQVTYTF; from the coding sequence ATGAAAACATCAGCACGTTTGGCACTGGCAGCCGTAGCGGCCCTTGGGGCAACCTCAGCATACGCGACCAACGGCGACCACCTCATCGGGCTCGGTGCAAAAGCACGCGGCATGGGCGGCATCGGTATCGGCATGAGCCACGGGGCGGAATCGGCGCTGGCCAACCCCGCGATGATCACCGAAGTCCCGGCCACGGAGATCTCCTTCGGCGGCACGGTGTTCATGCCGGATGTCAAATACGACGGGGGTACAGGTTACCGCCAGAGCGATGCCGACCTGAACGTCATTCCGGAAGTATCGATCGCGGCCAAGATCAATGACAACCTCTACCTCGGCGTCGGGATGTGGGGTACCGGGGGTATGGGAACGGATTACCGCGAAGATACCTCGGGGACCACGATGCAGATGGTGACGAACCTGCAGCTGATGCAGTTCGGCGTCCCGGTAGCATATACTACCCACGGCTTCAGCATCGGCGCGACGGCGATTGTGCAGTACGGGGCACTGGATATCAACTATAACAACGGGACCACGGTGGGCTCGGGCATTGCGCAGGATATCGCGCTGGGGTACACCCTGGGGGCGTCGTACGACCTGGGCGAAGCCGGCATTACGGGTGCGAAGGTGGGCTTCGTCTACAAATCAGCTATCACGATGGATTACAAAGACCAGCTGACGAATGCAACGGCCCCCTTTGCGTCCGCGGGCGTTACCGGCATCTCTTCCGAGCTGGAGCAGCCGGCCGAATACGGCGCGGGACTCTCCTACACTCTGGGCGGCCATACCGCCGCGTTCGACTATAAACGTATTGCCTGGAGCGACGCCACAGGGTACAAGGATTTCGGCTGGAAAGATCAGGACGTCTTTATGGTCGGCTACCAGTTCACGTCTGACCTGGGGCAGCTCAGAGCGGGATACAACTACGCGAAAAGCCCGATCAGAGAGCTTGACTGGATGAGCAACGGCGGCGCGGCACTGAACATGTTCAACCTGCTCGGTTTCCCGGCCACCGTGGAACAGCACTTCACCCTCGGGGGGACCTATAACCTCAATGAAACGCTCGCGTGCGACCTCGCCTTCGCCTATGCGCCGGAAACGGAAGAGCGGTTCACCTCCGCCAATCTCTCCGGTCCCTACGAGATCGGATCGAAACACAGCCAGACCAGCGTCAGCATGCAGGTAACGTACACCTTCTGA
- the edd gene encoding phosphogluconate dehydratase, with protein sequence MHPVILEVTERIRTRSLPTRERYLQRIEAAHHAHRANREVLGCSNLAHAMAAESDDEKSKLAGTATPHIGIVTAYNDMLSAHQPYATYPPLIKRALMDVGATAQVAGGVPAMCDGVTQSQPGMELSLFSRDTIAMATGIALSHNVFDGALYLGVCDKIVPGLLIGALTFGHLPAVFVPAGPMPSGISNAEKALVRQEYAQGKVGKDALLRTEAASYHSSGTCTFYGTANSNQMLMEIMGLHIPGSAFVNTNTPLRDALTSAAAQRAAALTQLGDDYLPVGRMIDECSFVNAIIGLMATGGSTNHTLHLIAMAKAAGIVLTWDDFDALSAVTPLLCKMYPNGQADVNHFRDAGGMGLVIRELLDAGLLHEGVQTVMGPGLRRYTESPLLDAGKLAFVSAPEVSRNPDVVSTVEEPFSHEGGLALLEGNLGRSVIKISALKPELMHIEGEARVFDSQEALQSAFRAGELERDFIAVVRFQGPGANGMPELHGLMPPLGVLQDKGYKVAIVTDGRMSGASGKVPSAIHMTPEAAHGGLLAKVRDGDRMVLDVHEKKLELLVDAAELAKREPAAPSLLHNRHGMGRELFALMRQNVGSAEEGATIFDAVGEERA encoded by the coding sequence ATGCATCCTGTTATCCTTGAAGTGACCGAGCGGATCCGAACACGATCCCTGCCGACCCGCGAACGCTACCTGCAGCGGATCGAGGCGGCGCACCACGCACACCGCGCCAACCGCGAAGTGCTGGGGTGCAGCAACCTCGCCCACGCCATGGCGGCGGAGTCCGACGATGAAAAGAGCAAACTGGCGGGAACGGCGACACCCCATATCGGGATCGTCACCGCCTACAACGACATGCTCTCCGCGCACCAGCCCTATGCCACCTATCCCCCGCTGATCAAGCGGGCTCTCATGGACGTCGGTGCGACAGCACAGGTCGCCGGCGGGGTCCCGGCGATGTGCGACGGGGTGACCCAGTCGCAGCCCGGGATGGAGCTCTCGCTTTTCAGCCGTGACACCATCGCGATGGCGACGGGCATTGCCCTGTCGCACAACGTCTTCGACGGGGCGCTCTACCTCGGTGTCTGCGACAAGATCGTGCCGGGGCTGCTCATCGGGGCGCTGACCTTCGGACACCTGCCCGCCGTTTTCGTCCCCGCAGGGCCGATGCCCTCGGGGATCAGCAACGCCGAAAAGGCGCTGGTACGCCAGGAGTACGCCCAGGGCAAGGTCGGCAAGGACGCCCTGCTGCGGACCGAGGCCGCTTCATACCACAGCAGCGGGACCTGCACCTTCTACGGCACGGCCAACTCGAACCAGATGCTGATGGAGATCATGGGGCTGCACATTCCCGGCAGCGCCTTCGTCAATACGAACACGCCGCTGCGCGACGCGCTGACGTCGGCGGCGGCGCAGCGGGCGGCGGCACTGACCCAGCTGGGAGACGACTACCTGCCCGTCGGGCGGATGATCGACGAGTGCAGTTTCGTCAATGCTATTATCGGCCTGATGGCGACGGGGGGGTCGACGAACCATACTCTCCACCTCATCGCCATGGCCAAGGCGGCAGGGATCGTGCTGACCTGGGACGATTTCGACGCCCTTTCCGCCGTGACCCCTCTGCTTTGCAAGATGTACCCCAACGGCCAGGCGGACGTCAACCACTTCCGCGACGCGGGGGGCATGGGCCTGGTCATCCGCGAACTCCTCGACGCGGGGCTGCTGCACGAGGGGGTCCAGACCGTGATGGGGCCGGGACTGCGCCGCTACACGGAGTCCCCGCTGCTCGACGCGGGGAAACTGGCCTTTGTGTCCGCGCCGGAGGTATCGCGCAACCCCGACGTCGTTTCGACCGTGGAGGAGCCTTTCTCCCACGAAGGGGGGCTGGCGCTGCTGGAGGGGAACCTCGGCCGCAGCGTCATCAAGATCTCGGCGCTCAAGCCGGAACTGATGCATATCGAGGGGGAAGCGCGGGTCTTCGACTCCCAGGAGGCGCTGCAGAGCGCGTTCAGGGCGGGGGAGCTCGAACGCGACTTCATCGCCGTCGTCCGTTTCCAGGGGCCCGGAGCCAACGGCATGCCGGAGCTGCACGGCCTGATGCCGCCGCTGGGCGTGCTGCAGGACAAGGGGTACAAGGTCGCCATCGTCACCGACGGCCGGATGTCGGGAGCATCGGGCAAGGTGCCCTCAGCCATCCACATGACGCCAGAAGCGGCCCACGGCGGCCTGCTGGCCAAGGTGCGCGACGGGGACCGCATGGTGCTCGACGTGCATGAAAAAAAGCTGGAGCTCCTGGTAGACGCGGCGGAGCTGGCCAAGCGTGAGCCCGCCGCGCCGTCGCTCCTGCACAACCGGCACGGCATGGGGCGGGAGCTCTTTGCCCTGATGCGCCAGAACGTCGGCAGCGCCGAAGAGGGTGCGACGATCTTTGATGCGGTCGGAGAGGAGCGGGCATGA
- a CDS encoding ferredoxin-thioredoxin reductase catalytic domain-containing protein, with the protein MQMVDMSSPEFLAELEKTKKFTDKVNAQFGWVYNPNHDVNEGVLMGLARHKMLYGKRFCPCFMVLEDENGKHKSADDRICPCKPAIDHEVPEEGKCHCGIFCTPEYASTHDM; encoded by the coding sequence ATGCAGATGGTCGATATGAGTTCCCCGGAGTTCCTCGCGGAGCTCGAAAAAACGAAAAAATTCACCGACAAAGTCAACGCCCAGTTCGGATGGGTCTACAACCCCAATCATGATGTCAACGAGGGGGTCCTGATGGGGCTTGCCCGTCACAAGATGCTCTACGGAAAGCGCTTCTGCCCCTGTTTCATGGTCCTCGAGGATGAGAACGGCAAGCACAAAAGTGCCGATGACCGCATCTGTCCCTGCAAACCCGCCATCGATCACGAAGTCCCCGAAGAGGGCAAGTGCCACTGCGGGATCTTCTGTACCCCCGAATACGCTTCTACCCACGATATGTAA
- the zwf gene encoding glucose-6-phosphate dehydrogenase, translating to MSETANVCDIVIFGGHGDLSLRKLIPALYHLCSDGYVAPTSRIIATSRHDVPREEHLALVKEKLQFFLKDGCFEEAKWETFAQQLEVVTVDLGVEESYGALAAMLGEYPDRDRVNYLSTAPTFFGPICKSLNHWRLITPKSRVVLEKPIGRDLASSREINNEVARYFEEQAIFRIDHYLGKDTVQNILALRFSNMLFMPLWNGQDIDHVQITAAESVGLEGRHSYYEDYGAFRDMIQNHLMQLLCLVAMEPPCSLEADSIRDEKVKVLRSLRPFGSDDVRDKTVRGRYTAGVINSEKVPGYLEEGVSPDSTTETFAAVRVEVDNWRWQGVPFYLRTGKRMSKRYTEIVVQFKEVPYQIFANKGRCISPNRLVIMLQPEESIKLKIMTKIPGLSEQMHLREMALDLNIPENAPRTPEAYERLLLDVIRNNATLFMRRDEVEAAWKWADPILEEWEGGTVGLKNYAAGTDGPTAAIAMIERDGRSWYEEH from the coding sequence ATGAGTGAAACCGCCAACGTTTGCGATATTGTTATTTTCGGAGGGCACGGGGACCTTTCCCTTCGGAAGCTGATCCCGGCCCTTTACCATCTCTGCAGCGACGGTTACGTCGCACCGACGAGCCGCATCATCGCCACGAGCCGCCATGACGTACCGCGCGAAGAACACCTCGCCCTGGTCAAGGAGAAGCTGCAGTTTTTCCTCAAGGATGGCTGCTTTGAAGAGGCTAAATGGGAGACCTTCGCGCAGCAGCTCGAAGTGGTCACCGTCGACCTGGGCGTGGAGGAGAGCTACGGCGCGCTGGCGGCGATGCTCGGCGAATACCCGGACCGGGACCGCGTCAACTACCTTTCGACCGCCCCGACCTTTTTCGGACCCATCTGCAAGTCGCTCAACCACTGGCGGCTGATCACACCGAAAAGCCGCGTGGTCCTGGAGAAGCCGATCGGCCGCGACCTGGCATCGTCACGGGAGATCAACAATGAGGTCGCCCGCTACTTCGAAGAGCAGGCGATCTTCCGTATCGACCACTACCTGGGCAAAGATACGGTGCAGAACATTCTCGCGCTGCGTTTTTCGAACATGCTCTTCATGCCGCTGTGGAACGGCCAGGATATCGACCACGTCCAGATCACGGCGGCCGAGAGCGTCGGTCTGGAGGGGCGGCACAGCTATTACGAGGATTACGGTGCTTTCCGGGACATGATCCAGAACCACCTCATGCAGCTGCTCTGCCTCGTGGCGATGGAACCGCCCTGTTCGCTCGAAGCCGACAGCATCCGTGACGAAAAGGTGAAAGTGCTGCGGTCGCTGCGCCCCTTCGGTTCGGACGATGTCCGGGACAAAACGGTCCGGGGCCGCTATACGGCGGGGGTGATCAACTCCGAAAAAGTCCCCGGGTACCTCGAAGAGGGGGTTTCGCCCGATTCGACGACCGAGACCTTCGCGGCGGTGAGGGTTGAAGTGGACAACTGGCGCTGGCAGGGGGTGCCTTTCTACCTGCGGACCGGCAAACGGATGAGCAAGCGCTATACGGAGATCGTCGTCCAGTTCAAGGAGGTGCCGTACCAGATCTTCGCCAACAAGGGGCGCTGCATCTCCCCGAACCGGCTGGTCATCATGCTCCAGCCCGAGGAGAGCATCAAGCTCAAGATCATGACGAAGATCCCGGGTCTCTCCGAGCAGATGCACCTGCGGGAGATGGCGCTCGATCTGAACATCCCCGAAAACGCCCCCCGTACTCCCGAGGCGTACGAGCGCCTGCTGCTCGACGTCATCCGGAACAACGCCACGCTCTTTATGCGGCGTGATGAGGTTGAAGCCGCGTGGAAATGGGCGGACCCGATCCTCGAAGAGTGGGAAGGGGGCACGGTCGGTCTTAAGAACTACGCCGCCGGCACCGACGGCCCGACCGCGGCCATCGCGATGATCGAGCGAGACGGCAGGAGCTGGTATGAAGAGCACTGA
- a CDS encoding MOSC domain-containing protein, producing MNEIQGRVTSLLIGPEAKQPLTRVPSVTAVAGRGFVGDRYYFGCGSFNAPQFDPGVREVTLIAAEAIAECNERLATAFSPPDFRRNIVTEGVDLALLKQKRFRIGEVTLRWVRSAPPCRYLSRLTGEDMMIGLKGIGGIRAVIETGGTISEGDALYVLP from the coding sequence ATGAATGAAATACAGGGCAGGGTCACATCCCTTCTTATCGGTCCCGAAGCAAAGCAGCCGCTTACACGTGTTCCCTCCGTGACTGCCGTTGCCGGCAGGGGATTTGTCGGCGACCGCTACTATTTCGGCTGCGGCAGTTTCAATGCGCCCCAGTTCGACCCGGGTGTGCGGGAAGTGACGCTGATCGCCGCCGAAGCGATCGCCGAGTGCAACGAGAGGCTCGCTACGGCCTTTTCGCCTCCCGACTTCCGGCGCAACATCGTCACGGAGGGGGTTGACCTGGCCCTGCTCAAGCAAAAGCGCTTCCGTATCGGGGAAGTGACGCTGCGGTGGGTGCGGAGCGCGCCGCCCTGCCGCTACCTTTCACGGCTGACAGGCGAGGATATGATGATTGGACTCAAGGGGATAGGCGGTATCCGCGCCGTGATCGAAACGGGCGGGACGATCAGTGAAGGGGATGCTCTTTATGTCCTACCGTGA
- the pyk gene encoding pyruvate kinase, which produces MKKHTKILATVGPACEDVDTLERMIRAGVNVFRLNFSHGTHDYHEANLKRIYEAAGRCGLIVGVLQDISGPKVRIGEIDGTVELSPGDVIEFVTEETVGSFVEPGRLRLSLNHPELLSKVQAGEAIYFADGSLRTTVVEAGESVVCEVQNSGKLSSRKGVNFPNTSLGLAVLTEKDREDIAWGVKNGVDFMAISFVQTAKDMEDVRAEVERHGGTPQLIAKIEKFDAVENIDAILEASDGLMVARGDLGIEVPFYKVPTLQKMLIRKANEKSKPVITATQMLLSMTQAERATRAEISDVANAVLDGTDCVMLSEESAVGAYPVKAVETMTQTIRETEKIYPYHKFAQFICFDEMDVIDESAVLLSQKIDAEAIIALTASGQSAKKLARYRPENPILAVMHSDRVARMLTLVWGVVPAFLTRTTSVDKMLIEVIQSGLARQVLSRHAMYIVTAGDPVGVPGTTNAIRILRESEMEYFASAALKKRSKKMPEGAATLF; this is translated from the coding sequence ATGAAGAAACATACCAAAATTCTGGCGACCGTCGGCCCGGCCTGCGAGGACGTCGACACCCTGGAGCGGATGATCCGCGCGGGCGTGAACGTCTTCCGTCTCAATTTCAGCCACGGAACCCACGACTACCACGAAGCAAACCTCAAGCGCATCTACGAAGCGGCGGGCCGCTGCGGCCTCATCGTCGGCGTCCTGCAGGATATCAGCGGGCCGAAAGTACGCATCGGCGAGATCGACGGCACCGTGGAACTCTCCCCCGGCGATGTCATCGAGTTTGTGACCGAAGAGACCGTCGGCAGCTTTGTCGAACCGGGTCGCCTGCGCCTCAGCCTCAACCATCCGGAACTGCTCTCCAAAGTCCAGGCAGGGGAGGCGATCTATTTCGCCGACGGCTCTCTGCGCACCACGGTCGTCGAAGCGGGCGAGAGCGTCGTCTGCGAAGTGCAGAACAGCGGGAAGCTCAGCTCCCGAAAGGGTGTTAATTTCCCGAACACCTCTTTGGGACTCGCGGTCCTGACGGAGAAGGACCGCGAGGATATCGCCTGGGGGGTAAAGAACGGCGTCGATTTCATGGCGATCTCGTTCGTGCAGACGGCGAAGGATATGGAAGACGTGCGCGCCGAAGTGGAACGCCATGGCGGAACCCCCCAGCTTATCGCGAAGATCGAGAAGTTTGATGCCGTCGAAAACATCGATGCCATCCTCGAAGCCAGCGACGGGCTGATGGTGGCGCGGGGCGATCTGGGCATCGAAGTGCCTTTCTACAAAGTGCCGACGCTGCAGAAGATGCTTATCCGCAAAGCCAACGAAAAGAGCAAACCCGTCATCACCGCGACGCAGATGCTCCTCTCCATGACCCAGGCCGAACGGGCGACGCGGGCGGAGATCAGCGATGTCGCCAACGCCGTACTCGACGGTACCGACTGCGTGATGCTCTCTGAGGAGAGCGCCGTGGGGGCCTACCCGGTTAAAGCGGTCGAAACGATGACGCAGACGATCCGCGAAACGGAAAAGATCTACCCGTATCATAAGTTCGCGCAGTTCATCTGTTTCGACGAGATGGACGTCATCGACGAATCGGCGGTGCTGCTGTCGCAGAAGATCGATGCCGAGGCCATTATTGCGCTGACGGCCTCGGGCCAGTCGGCAAAAAAACTGGCACGATACCGCCCCGAAAACCCCATACTTGCCGTGATGCACAGTGACCGCGTAGCACGGATGCTGACCCTGGTCTGGGGGGTCGTTCCGGCGTTCCTGACGCGCACGACGAGTGTGGACAAGATGCTGATTGAAGTGATCCAGAGCGGCTTGGCGCGTCAGGTGTTGAGCCGTCACGCCATGTACATTGTCACCGCGGGAGACCCCGTCGGTGTCCCCGGCACGACGAACGCCATCCGTATCCTGCGTGAGAGCGAGATGGAGTATTTCGCTTCGGCGGCGCTCAAAAAGCGCTCCAAAAAGATGCCCGAGGGTGCCGCAACCCTCTTTTGA